The following are from one region of the Cloacibacterium normanense genome:
- a CDS encoding TlpA family protein disulfide reductase produces the protein MKRKLLQTTLLLLSYFASAQFTIKVESPKDFSFNEAYLYTVNGSKDILIDKAEKKNNTWLFQVKNSYLGLLKVYFPQANTSLNLVSENKNVDLKFSVKNNKVQQIDYYDEVNNIFYSIQDQQKKREQILPALYQIQNFYKENSDFGVALKNEVSNLSADIVFDSDKHPFLSYYFKTYQNFLQESVSKKNPTNDEIISFLNNTQNYLETSSLLKPILMVFLSNTSRSSLGDEVDKLLTAVNVETPRGQTILSELIEIFNVYSIKDLKEKYLTEAKNLKCTINDRLANTIKSNANTEIGKIIPNNTFLNPVNTKVKSLHDVKADKKIIILWSSTCSHCEKEIGEMVLQYNKLKEKNIEVVGLSLDSDAKSYSDKVKMLPWINDTELKGWYSSYVDTYNVHATPTFYIVDAKNKIIANPDNFSEILELLQLK, from the coding sequence ATGAAAAGAAAACTGTTACAAACCACACTTTTATTACTAAGTTATTTTGCTTCAGCTCAGTTTACCATTAAGGTAGAATCTCCCAAAGATTTTTCATTTAATGAAGCTTATCTTTATACTGTTAATGGTTCTAAAGATATTTTAATTGACAAAGCCGAGAAAAAAAATAATACTTGGCTATTTCAGGTTAAAAATAGCTATTTAGGATTATTAAAAGTTTATTTTCCTCAGGCTAATACTTCTTTAAACCTGGTTTCAGAGAATAAAAATGTAGACCTTAAGTTTTCGGTTAAAAATAATAAAGTACAGCAGATAGATTATTATGACGAAGTCAATAATATATTTTATAGTATTCAAGACCAACAGAAAAAAAGAGAACAAATTTTACCTGCACTCTATCAAATACAGAATTTTTATAAAGAAAATTCAGATTTTGGGGTTGCACTAAAAAATGAAGTTTCTAACTTAAGTGCAGACATTGTTTTTGATTCGGACAAACATCCTTTCTTAAGTTATTATTTCAAAACCTACCAAAATTTTTTACAAGAATCTGTTAGTAAAAAGAATCCTACAAACGATGAGATCATTTCTTTTTTAAATAATACACAAAACTATTTAGAAACTTCTTCTTTGCTCAAACCTATTCTCATGGTTTTTTTAAGCAATACAAGTAGATCAAGTTTAGGTGATGAAGTAGATAAGTTACTTACTGCAGTAAATGTAGAAACGCCTCGTGGACAAACAATACTTTCGGAATTAATTGAAATTTTTAATGTTTACAGCATTAAAGATTTAAAAGAAAAATATCTTACAGAAGCCAAAAATTTAAAATGTACCATTAATGATAGATTAGCCAATACTATAAAATCTAATGCGAATACAGAAATTGGAAAGATTATTCCCAATAATACTTTTTTAAATCCTGTAAATACTAAAGTGAAATCTCTACACGATGTGAAGGCAGATAAAAAGATTATCATATTGTGGTCTTCTACTTGTTCTCACTGCGAAAAAGAAATTGGAGAAATGGTGCTTCAGTATAATAAATTGAAAGAAAAAAATATAGAAGTAGTAGGCCTTTCTTTAGATTCTGATGCGAAGTCTTATTCAGATAAAGTAAAAATGCTGCCTTGGATTAATGATACAGAACTCAAAGGTTGGTACAGCAGTTATGTAGATACTTATAATGTTCATGCAACACCAACTTTTTATATCGTAGATGCTAAGAATAAGATTATCGCTAACCCAGATAACTTTTCTGAAATTTTAGAATTATTACAGCTAAAATAA
- a CDS encoding DUF3810 domain-containing protein, producing the protein MVKILKNKQSLFWAGLLFAQFLLFYIFSKNEIIVHQFTAIFHLKKEFQNELFSHFIFSFGDIFYIIFIFFLLLFLFKSIKSRNFSVLLIILNIFYFIYQISWGMLYFQKPLYDKNKVEISTKELEKLTLKYIALTNQERKKIETKHIFKIKNIEVLKSSILHSQKRLPKEYYPFKTSNIDIFKTSLFNPLISYTGILGYYNPFTTEAQYNAELPNTYIPFTLSHESAHQLGFAREQEANFIGFLICKNSNNSELKYSAYLYATKTLVNALRNTNPEFAAQATLFLSQEVKNDLKNEQLFKEKNDSFIAEIFYFANDIFLKSNQQEGSITYSYFIDLLVLYERRKA; encoded by the coding sequence ATGGTAAAAATTTTAAAAAATAAACAATCATTATTTTGGGCAGGCTTATTGTTTGCCCAATTTCTTTTATTCTATATCTTTTCAAAAAACGAAATAATCGTTCATCAATTCACTGCTATTTTTCATTTGAAAAAAGAATTTCAAAATGAGCTTTTCTCTCATTTTATATTTTCTTTTGGGGATATTTTTTATATTATTTTCATCTTTTTCCTTTTACTTTTTCTTTTCAAAAGTATTAAGAGCAGAAACTTTAGCGTTCTATTGATTATACTAAATATTTTTTATTTTATTTATCAAATTTCATGGGGAATGCTGTATTTCCAAAAACCTCTTTATGACAAAAATAAAGTAGAAATCTCCACCAAAGAATTAGAAAAACTTACTTTAAAATACATAGCATTAACCAATCAAGAAAGAAAAAAAATTGAAACAAAGCATATATTCAAAATTAAAAATATTGAAGTACTAAAGTCAAGCATACTTCATTCTCAAAAGCGCTTACCAAAAGAGTATTATCCATTTAAAACGTCAAATATTGACATCTTTAAAACGAGCTTATTTAATCCACTAATAAGCTATACAGGAATACTTGGATATTACAATCCATTTACCACAGAAGCACAATATAACGCTGAGTTACCTAACACTTACATTCCTTTCACGTTGTCTCATGAAAGTGCGCATCAATTAGGTTTTGCAAGGGAGCAAGAAGCTAATTTTATAGGCTTCCTCATTTGTAAAAACTCTAACAATTCTGAACTCAAATACAGTGCTTATTTATACGCAACTAAAACTTTGGTAAACGCATTGCGAAATACTAATCCAGAGTTTGCTGCTCAAGCAACTTTATTTCTCTCTCAAGAAGTGAAGAATGACCTCAAAAACGAGCAATTATTCAAAGAAAAAAACGATTCTTTTATCGCCGAAATATTTTATTTCGCCAATGATATTTTCTTAAAATCAAACCAACAAGAAGGTAGCATTACTTACTCTTATTTCATTGATTTACTGGTGTTATACGAACGAAGAAAGGCATAA
- a CDS encoding ROK family protein, whose translation MKEKHAIGIDVGGTNTKFGIVNKKGVILVQDRIKTNEHENVEEFIDDLAEKLNPMIEQYGGPEAFVGIGMGAPNANYYQGTIEYAANLKWKGIIPMAELLEQKFKIPAKLTNDANAAAVGEMQYGAAKGMKNFITITLGTGVGSGIIIDGKIVLGHNGFAGELGHVIVRNGGREHKGTGLKGSLEAYASATGVRDTAIELLQETQHSPSLLENYPINELTSETVFKCAEQGDSLANEVFEFTGQILGEALATFVHFSAPEAIVLFGGLTKAGDLIMKPTRQAMEDNLLQVFKNKVKILYSDLQEADAAILGASALVW comes from the coding sequence ATGAAAGAAAAACATGCAATTGGTATCGATGTAGGTGGTACCAACACCAAATTCGGTATCGTAAATAAAAAAGGTGTAATTCTAGTTCAAGACAGAATTAAAACCAACGAACATGAAAATGTAGAAGAATTTATAGATGATTTAGCAGAAAAACTTAATCCTATGATTGAGCAATATGGCGGTCCAGAAGCATTCGTAGGAATAGGAATGGGAGCTCCTAATGCTAATTATTATCAAGGAACTATAGAATATGCAGCCAACCTAAAATGGAAAGGCATTATTCCTATGGCTGAACTTCTAGAACAAAAATTTAAAATTCCGGCTAAATTAACAAATGATGCTAATGCTGCTGCAGTAGGCGAAATGCAATATGGTGCTGCTAAAGGAATGAAAAACTTCATCACCATTACTTTAGGAACTGGAGTAGGAAGCGGAATTATCATTGATGGAAAAATCGTTTTAGGACACAACGGTTTTGCAGGAGAATTAGGTCACGTAATTGTAAGAAATGGTGGTAGAGAGCACAAAGGAACTGGATTGAAAGGTTCTTTAGAAGCTTACGCATCTGCAACAGGTGTAAGAGATACCGCTATTGAATTATTACAAGAAACTCAGCACTCTCCTAGTTTATTAGAAAATTATCCTATCAATGAATTGACCAGTGAAACCGTATTTAAATGCGCAGAACAAGGAGATTCTTTAGCCAATGAAGTTTTCGAATTTACAGGTCAAATTTTAGGAGAAGCTTTAGCTACTTTCGTACATTTTTCTGCACCTGAAGCCATTGTACTTTTCGGTGGATTGACCAAAGCTGGTGACCTTATCATGAAGCCAACCAGACAAGCTATGGAAGACAACTTATTACAAGTTTTCAAAAATAAAGTTAAAATTTTGTACAGTGACTTACAAGAAGCAGATGCTGCAATTCTTGGAGCAAGCGCTTTAGTATGGTAA
- a CDS encoding MFS transporter → MDTNQNKQSYALPIAMMFALFFMIAFVTGLQNPMGVIVKNQFQASNLLSQLGNFANFLAYAFMGIPAGLMLQKIGYKKTALTAILVGIAGVAITFFSGKIESFAVYLIGAFVGGFSMCMLNTVVNPMLNTLGGEGKRGNQLLQFGGTLNSMGATIVPVLVGYLMGDVAKATISDANPALFLAIGIFVLAFIVLYSMSIPEPHIVAEKSTEKNTHSPLSFRHFVLGAIAIFVYVGVEVGIPNIANLYMTGDLQINATTAGTVVGTYWFLMLVGRLTGGVLGSKFSSKSMLSFAAVLGLVFVLLAIFLPKDQMVSMPVFQSDISFGLAQVPVSIMLLVLCGLCTSVMWGGIFNLATEGLGKYTAAASGIFMVMVCGGGIIPAIQGYAADIFGYVQSYWVVVIGITYMLFYALVGSKNVNKDIKVD, encoded by the coding sequence ATGGACACTAACCAAAACAAACAAAGCTATGCATTACCGATAGCAATGATGTTTGCACTCTTTTTTATGATTGCCTTCGTTACAGGTTTACAAAATCCGATGGGAGTAATTGTAAAAAACCAATTTCAGGCAAGTAATTTACTCTCACAATTAGGTAATTTTGCCAATTTTCTCGCCTATGCTTTCATGGGAATTCCTGCAGGTTTAATGCTGCAAAAAATTGGTTATAAAAAAACTGCTCTTACTGCAATTTTGGTAGGTATTGCTGGTGTAGCAATTACTTTCTTCTCTGGTAAAATCGAAAGTTTCGCCGTTTATTTAATCGGGGCATTTGTAGGTGGTTTCTCTATGTGTATGCTAAATACTGTAGTAAACCCTATGCTAAATACTTTAGGTGGAGAAGGAAAAAGAGGTAACCAGTTATTACAATTCGGTGGTACTTTAAATTCTATGGGAGCTACTATCGTTCCAGTATTAGTAGGTTATTTAATGGGAGATGTAGCTAAAGCTACTATTTCAGATGCTAATCCAGCATTATTCTTAGCAATAGGAATTTTTGTTTTGGCATTTATCGTATTATATTCTATGAGCATTCCAGAGCCACACATTGTAGCAGAGAAAAGCACTGAGAAAAATACACACAGTCCTCTTTCATTCAGACACTTCGTATTAGGAGCAATTGCAATTTTCGTATATGTAGGTGTAGAAGTAGGAATTCCAAATATTGCTAATCTTTATATGACTGGCGACTTACAAATTAATGCTACCACTGCTGGAACTGTAGTAGGAACATATTGGTTCTTAATGTTAGTAGGAAGATTAACTGGAGGAGTTTTAGGTTCTAAATTTTCTAGTAAATCAATGTTAAGTTTCGCAGCAGTTTTAGGATTAGTATTTGTACTTTTAGCAATCTTCTTACCAAAAGACCAAATGGTAAGTATGCCTGTTTTCCAATCTGATATTTCTTTCGGATTAGCTCAAGTTCCGGTAAGTATTATGCTATTGGTATTATGCGGATTATGTACTTCTGTAATGTGGGGAGGAATCTTTAACTTAGCTACAGAAGGATTAGGAAAATATACTGCAGCTGCATCTGGCATTTTCATGGTGATGGTTTGTGGTGGAGGAATTATCCCAGCAATCCAAGGTTATGCTGCTGATATCTTCGGATATGTACAAAGTTATTGGGTAGTAGTTATAGGAATTACTTATATGCTATTCTATGCATTAGTAGGAAGCAAAAACGTAAATAAAGACATTAAAGTTGACTAA
- a CDS encoding lysophospholipid acyltransferase family protein yields MKRALNYLWRGWMVLLAGILLILFFIPVYLLSIKKEHYKYAYFFVRLWCKGVFYGMGFRYELINQTNKKIDKNQQYVIIANHTSIVDIFIPVLLFPHHPICFVGKKELVKIPIFGTIYKRICVMVDRSSPKSRAEVYERCAERMEEGDSIVIFPEGGVPDDMSVILDKFKDGAFILSNKHQSPLAVFTFVGPKEMFPFDHGKGYPGKIKIYFNDILEPTKNIQELKEVSHNLIKFTLQNN; encoded by the coding sequence ATGAAAAGAGCACTTAATTATCTTTGGCGAGGCTGGATGGTTTTACTCGCTGGAATTTTACTTATTCTATTCTTTATTCCTGTTTATTTGCTCTCCATAAAAAAAGAACACTATAAATATGCTTATTTTTTCGTGAGACTTTGGTGTAAAGGTGTTTTTTATGGTATGGGATTCAGATATGAACTCATTAATCAGACCAACAAAAAAATTGACAAAAACCAACAATACGTTATTATTGCCAATCACACTTCTATTGTGGATATTTTTATTCCAGTTTTATTATTCCCTCATCATCCTATTTGCTTTGTTGGTAAAAAAGAATTGGTTAAAATTCCTATTTTCGGTACTATTTATAAAAGAATCTGTGTAATGGTAGACAGAAGTTCGCCCAAAAGCAGAGCAGAAGTCTATGAAAGATGCGCAGAACGTATGGAAGAAGGAGACAGCATTGTGATTTTTCCAGAAGGTGGCGTTCCTGATGACATGTCTGTCATTTTAGACAAATTTAAAGATGGAGCTTTTATTTTATCTAACAAACACCAGTCTCCTCTTGCTGTTTTTACCTTTGTAGGGCCGAAGGAAATGTTTCCGTTTGACCATGGAAAAGGCTATCCAGGAAAAATTAAAATTTATTTTAATGATATTTTAGAGCCAACAAAAAACATACAGGAATTGAAAGAAGTTTCACATAATCTTATTAAATTTACCCTTCAAAATAATTAA
- a CDS encoding GtrA family protein codes for MKQLLLKQKQVLFFIIAGGLSAIVEIGSFKLFSVNIPIFFSSETNFHGIHFPLSNILSTTCGIVFNYFLSIWFVFERGKHSKKREFAYFMVISFFSTILSLLFFQLFYNTIFRDNLDMIIYTFSPQILSKIAAIGLVSILNYSIKKNVIFNG; via the coding sequence ATGAAACAACTTTTATTAAAACAAAAGCAAGTTCTATTTTTTATTATTGCGGGAGGTTTAAGTGCGATTGTAGAAATTGGGAGTTTTAAATTATTCAGTGTTAATATCCCTATTTTTTTTTCAAGTGAAACTAATTTTCACGGAATTCATTTTCCGTTGAGCAACATATTATCTACTACTTGTGGTATCGTTTTCAATTATTTTTTAAGCATTTGGTTTGTTTTCGAACGTGGGAAGCACTCTAAAAAAAGGGAATTTGCTTATTTTATGGTGATTTCTTTTTTCTCTACTATATTGAGTTTACTATTTTTCCAATTATTCTACAATACCATCTTTAGAGATAATCTAGATATGATTATTTATACCTTCAGTCCACAGATTTTAAGTAAAATCGCTGCCATTGGATTGGTTTCTATCCTTAATTATTCAATTAAGAAAAACGTAATTTTTAATGGTTAA
- a CDS encoding BadF/BadG/BcrA/BcrD ATPase family protein, which translates to MIAIVDGGSTKCDWVILDHSGKISQKTETLGFNPNIINADLIPQEIEKNQHLYFLKEHLKEIYFYGSGCGTPENAALVEVNLQKAFPHAKVIVKEDMTAAAYAAYNGKPAIVCILGTGSNSCFFDGETVRRDLPSLGFLIGDEGSGSALGKQLLRKFFMKKLPKDLHEDFMATYHLTIEDAIRNMYHNPRANAYLAEFNKFVVLKKSHPYFQNMIFDEMKNFFEYQVLPYEEAREAEINFIGSIAFVYEDILRSAAAELNLTVGKIVQRPIESLVEYHKKYIFNQEE; encoded by the coding sequence ATGATTGCAATTGTTGACGGTGGTTCTACAAAATGTGACTGGGTAATTCTAGATCATTCTGGTAAGATTTCTCAAAAGACCGAAACACTCGGTTTTAATCCAAATATTATTAATGCAGATTTGATTCCTCAAGAAATTGAGAAGAATCAGCATCTGTATTTTCTGAAAGAACATTTAAAAGAAATTTATTTTTACGGTTCTGGTTGCGGAACTCCAGAAAATGCGGCTTTGGTAGAAGTTAATTTACAAAAAGCATTTCCACATGCCAAGGTAATTGTAAAAGAAGATATGACAGCCGCAGCTTATGCAGCTTACAATGGTAAACCTGCAATTGTTTGTATTCTAGGAACGGGTTCTAATTCATGTTTTTTTGATGGAGAAACTGTAAGGAGAGATTTGCCATCACTAGGCTTTTTAATTGGTGACGAAGGAAGTGGTTCTGCGCTTGGTAAACAATTGTTGCGCAAGTTTTTCATGAAAAAATTACCCAAAGATTTACACGAAGATTTCATGGCTACTTATCATCTTACCATAGAAGATGCCATTAGAAATATGTATCACAATCCTAGAGCTAATGCTTATCTCGCAGAATTTAATAAATTTGTAGTCCTCAAAAAATCACATCCATATTTTCAAAATATGATATTTGATGAGATGAAAAATTTCTTTGAATATCAAGTGCTTCCTTATGAAGAAGCCAGAGAAGCAGAAATTAACTTTATTGGTTCTATCGCTTTTGTGTACGAAGATATTTTGAGATCTGCCGCCGCAGAACTTAATCTTACCGTAGGAAAAATTGTACAAAGACCTATAGAAAGCCTAGTAGAGTATCATAAAAAATACATTTTCAATCAAGAGGAATAA
- a CDS encoding NADP-dependent malic enzyme, which produces MSNKTHRDQEQFRNAALDYHRNEPKGKIEVIPSKPHSSQRDLSLAYSPGVAEPCLEIEKNPSSIYEYTTKGNLVAVISNGTAVLGLGDIGAEASKPVMEGKGLLFKIFADINVFDIEINEKDPDKFIEIVKGISPTFGGINLEDIKAPEAFYIEQRLKEELNIPLMHDDQHGTAIISAAALINALELADKKIDEVKMVVNGAGAAAIACTKLYIALGLKKENVMMCDSKGVINHKRENLTPEKLDFIAQTDISTLEQALEGADVFVGLSKGDVMTAKMLSSMAENPVVFALANPTPEIDYNLAIATRPDVIMATGRSDFPNQVNNVLGFPYIFRGALDVQATGINEEMKLAAVKAIAELAKEPVPEMVKLAYNVKNIGFGREYFIPKPFDNRLLTKVSIAVAKAAMESGISRKPIADFEEYENQLLDRMGRDEKLIRMMQNRARSNPKRVTLGNAEEYNVLKAAQILYEEGIAHPILLGEKKFIKEQMEKFGIHLDVPIVDPMDDDQDDNRKKYRETLWRLRNRKGVNEYIAKRLVRQRDYFGPLMLQHGDTDALIVGYSKNYRTVLRPVLEIIEKAKGVDKIASMMMILSDKKPYFFADTSIHVNPTPEEMANIAKMAEYAIKSFAIQPRIAMLSYENFSANSETSKKVAKAVNILHQKYPDMIVDGEFQPDFAMSADHLQDYPFSKLGKTPANTFIFPNLESANLSYKIIRGMKVAQVVGPILLGLKQPVHVLQMRASVDEIVNLATIAVLDAQMRENQ; this is translated from the coding sequence ATGTCAAATAAAACGCATAGAGATCAAGAGCAATTTAGAAACGCAGCACTTGATTATCACAGAAATGAACCTAAAGGAAAAATAGAAGTCATTCCCTCTAAACCTCACTCTTCGCAGAGAGATTTATCCTTAGCTTATTCACCAGGTGTTGCAGAACCTTGTTTAGAAATCGAAAAAAATCCTTCTTCGATATATGAATATACCACCAAAGGAAACTTAGTTGCTGTAATTTCAAACGGGACTGCTGTTTTAGGATTGGGAGACATCGGTGCAGAAGCTTCTAAACCAGTAATGGAAGGAAAAGGATTATTGTTTAAAATCTTTGCAGATATTAATGTTTTTGATATTGAGATTAACGAAAAAGATCCAGACAAATTTATAGAAATCGTTAAAGGAATTTCGCCCACTTTTGGAGGAATCAATTTAGAAGATATTAAAGCGCCAGAAGCTTTCTACATAGAACAAAGACTGAAAGAAGAGCTTAATATTCCTTTGATGCATGATGACCAACACGGAACTGCAATCATTTCTGCAGCAGCATTAATTAATGCGTTAGAATTGGCAGATAAAAAAATAGATGAGGTGAAAATGGTGGTAAATGGAGCAGGAGCAGCAGCAATTGCTTGTACCAAATTATACATTGCACTAGGTCTTAAAAAAGAAAACGTAATGATGTGCGATTCTAAAGGAGTAATTAATCATAAGAGAGAAAATCTTACTCCAGAAAAATTAGATTTTATAGCACAAACAGATATTTCTACATTGGAACAAGCTTTAGAAGGAGCAGATGTTTTTGTTGGTCTGTCTAAAGGAGATGTTATGACTGCGAAAATGCTTAGTTCAATGGCGGAAAATCCTGTGGTTTTCGCTTTGGCAAATCCAACACCAGAGATTGATTATAATCTTGCCATCGCAACAAGACCAGATGTTATTATGGCAACGGGAAGAAGTGATTTTCCTAATCAGGTGAATAACGTTCTTGGTTTCCCCTATATTTTCAGAGGTGCATTAGATGTACAAGCTACTGGAATTAATGAAGAAATGAAATTGGCTGCTGTAAAAGCAATCGCAGAATTAGCAAAAGAGCCGGTTCCTGAAATGGTAAAATTGGCTTACAATGTTAAAAATATAGGTTTTGGTAGAGAATATTTCATTCCGAAACCATTTGATAATAGATTATTAACCAAAGTTTCCATTGCAGTAGCAAAAGCGGCTATGGAAAGCGGAATTTCTAGAAAACCGATTGCCGATTTCGAAGAATACGAAAATCAGTTGCTTGACAGAATGGGTAGAGATGAAAAACTCATCAGAATGATGCAAAACAGAGCACGTTCTAATCCAAAACGTGTTACGCTAGGAAATGCTGAAGAATATAATGTATTGAAAGCTGCACAAATTCTTTATGAAGAAGGAATTGCTCATCCTATTTTATTAGGAGAGAAAAAATTCATCAAAGAACAAATGGAAAAATTCGGAATTCATTTAGACGTTCCGATTGTAGATCCGATGGACGATGACCAAGACGATAATCGTAAAAAATATAGAGAAACGCTTTGGAGACTTCGCAATAGAAAAGGTGTAAATGAATATATTGCCAAAAGATTGGTAAGACAAAGAGATTATTTTGGGCCACTCATGTTGCAACATGGTGACACGGATGCACTCATTGTAGGATATTCTAAAAATTATAGAACTGTTCTGAGACCTGTTTTAGAAATTATAGAAAAAGCAAAGGGAGTAGATAAAATTGCTTCTATGATGATGATTTTATCGGATAAAAAACCTTATTTCTTTGCTGATACTTCTATCCATGTAAATCCTACACCAGAAGAAATGGCTAACATTGCAAAAATGGCAGAATATGCAATTAAATCTTTCGCTATTCAACCAAGAATTGCCATGCTTTCTTACGAAAATTTCTCAGCCAATTCTGAGACTTCTAAAAAAGTAGCAAAAGCAGTAAATATTCTGCATCAAAAATATCCAGATATGATTGTAGATGGAGAATTTCAGCCAGATTTTGCGATGAGTGCAGACCATCTTCAGGATTATCCTTTCTCAAAATTAGGAAAAACTCCAGCCAATACTTTTATCTTCCCGAATCTAGAAAGTGCTAATCTTTCTTATAAAATTATCAGAGGAATGAAAGTAGCACAAGTAGTAGGACCTATTTTATTAGGACTAAAACAACCGGTACACGTTTTACAAATGCGAGCAAGTGTAGATGAAATTGTGAACTTGGCAACTATAGCCGTTTTAGATGCTCAAATGCGAGAAAATCAATAA